The following are encoded together in the Pseudomonas maumuensis genome:
- a CDS encoding alginate O-acetyltransferase AlgF — translation MKLSPLFTALALTAASHTALAAEGNADLYDAVAPADSAFVRVLNLSDSSIDVALSGKLNAQKVAPGQLSGYRFVPAGVHKIGIGATAIEPTLAANAASTVVYDGKQLQVIADQYVNEPKKAQVAFYNLTPAQATLRTADGKHEVVKALTKGQTGARMVNEIKIDFAAYVGGQEVASFDELFLKKGRSYSYVLLPGNRSLSQANSIDPTE, via the coding sequence ATGAAGCTTTCGCCCCTGTTCACCGCCCTGGCCCTGACCGCCGCCAGCCACACTGCCCTGGCCGCCGAAGGCAATGCCGACCTGTACGACGCCGTGGCCCCGGCCGACTCGGCCTTCGTGCGCGTGCTCAACCTGTCCGACAGCAGCATCGATGTGGCCCTCAGCGGCAAGCTCAATGCGCAGAAGGTCGCCCCAGGGCAGCTCAGCGGCTACCGCTTCGTGCCGGCTGGGGTACACAAGATCGGCATCGGCGCCACGGCCATCGAGCCGACCCTGGCGGCCAACGCCGCCAGCACCGTGGTGTACGACGGCAAGCAGCTGCAAGTGATCGCCGACCAGTACGTCAACGAGCCGAAGAAGGCCCAGGTGGCCTTCTACAATCTGACCCCGGCCCAGGCCACGCTGCGCACCGCCGACGGCAAGCACGAGGTGGTCAAGGCCCTGACCAAGGGCCAGACCGGCGCGCGCATGGTCAACGAAATCAAGATCGACTTCGCCGCCTATGTCGGCGGTCAGGAAGTGGCTAGCTTCGACGAGTTGTTTCTCAAGAAAGGCCGCTCCTACAGCTACGTGCTGCTGCCAGGCAATCGCAGCCTGAGCCAGGCCAACAGCATCGACCCGACCGAGTGA
- a CDS encoding SEL1-like repeat protein, giving the protein MNAKNAPRLLLAGLGLVCAGSGWAGQSLEQIRYALYKDPGADVTSDLRALAERGDLASKQLLGDVLANSDSANRQDIVSLYQEAFADGHGQIPALASLARLLDRTPRLQRSHEAWMRQALARYPNDRDPRSTSTSLEVFLVYPQLFPGERAAELLALYEQSCLLNCRPELYRAVVAERQGDRAAAERWYQQAARIDPRGIERYYRFLGERQDPAFLAFARSLEPEMASLPVEVVQRIGALLDSIHGTTRAELDAEREQRQSRAMGAKVEPTTEQLARDKADDQLRADGIAEAQRWLDNAVARGYLPALVAKANFMISNPTEHNAEQAQALITQVRAKDPTRAKALDAQFYMVNNWLTLDPYKAHALIDELIAAHYPDARLLLGDLYSKGGLDQPDQERALAIWRQQAEQGSTAAWYRMATVHLRGRAICHDPVKAYTYARIALDLGETRARGLIKRLDKTLPKDDIERALAVRNDLLKEPTL; this is encoded by the coding sequence ATGAACGCCAAGAACGCCCCGCGCCTGTTGCTGGCCGGCCTCGGCCTGGTCTGCGCCGGCAGCGGCTGGGCCGGGCAGAGCCTGGAGCAGATCCGCTACGCGCTGTACAAGGACCCGGGCGCCGACGTCACGAGCGACCTGCGCGCCCTCGCCGAGCGTGGCGACCTGGCCTCCAAGCAACTGCTTGGCGATGTGCTGGCCAACAGCGACAGTGCCAACCGCCAGGACATCGTCAGCCTGTACCAGGAGGCCTTCGCCGACGGCCACGGCCAGATCCCGGCGCTGGCCTCGCTGGCGCGCCTGCTCGACCGCACCCCGCGCCTGCAGCGCAGTCACGAAGCATGGATGCGCCAGGCCCTGGCCCGCTACCCCAACGACCGTGACCCGCGCAGCACCAGCACCAGCCTGGAGGTGTTCCTGGTCTATCCGCAGCTGTTCCCGGGCGAGCGCGCCGCCGAACTGCTGGCGCTGTACGAACAGAGCTGCCTGCTCAACTGCCGCCCTGAGCTGTATCGCGCCGTGGTCGCCGAGCGCCAGGGCGACCGCGCCGCGGCCGAGCGCTGGTACCAGCAGGCAGCACGCATCGACCCACGCGGCATCGAGCGCTACTACCGCTTCCTCGGCGAGCGCCAGGACCCGGCCTTCCTCGCCTTCGCCCGCAGCCTGGAGCCGGAAATGGCCAGCCTGCCGGTGGAGGTCGTGCAGCGCATCGGCGCGCTGCTGGACAGCATCCATGGCACCACCCGCGCCGAACTGGACGCCGAACGCGAGCAGCGCCAGAGCCGCGCCATGGGCGCCAAGGTCGAGCCGACGACCGAGCAACTGGCCCGCGACAAGGCCGACGACCAGCTGCGCGCCGACGGCATCGCCGAGGCCCAGCGCTGGCTGGACAACGCGGTCGCCCGTGGCTACCTGCCGGCGCTGGTGGCCAAGGCCAACTTCATGATCTCCAACCCCACCGAGCACAACGCCGAACAGGCCCAGGCGCTGATCACCCAGGTAAGGGCCAAGGACCCGACCCGCGCCAAGGCATTGGATGCCCAGTTCTACATGGTCAACAACTGGCTGACCCTGGACCCGTACAAGGCCCATGCACTGATCGACGAGCTGATCGCCGCCCACTACCCGGACGCCCGCCTGCTGCTGGGTGACCTGTACAGCAAGGGCGGCCTCGACCAGCCCGACCAGGAGCGCGCCCTGGCCATCTGGCGGCAACAGGCCGAGCAAGGCTCGACCGCCGCCTGGTACCGCATGGCCACCGTGCATCTGCGCGGCCGGGCCATCTGCCACGACCCGGTCAAGGCCTACACCTACGCCCGCATCGCCCTCGACCTCGGCGAGACCCGCGCCCGTGGCCTGATCAAACGGCTGGACAAGACCTTGCCCAAGGATGACATCGAGCGCGCCCTGGCCGTGCGCAACGATCTGTTGAAGGAGCCCACCCTGTGA
- a CDS encoding alginate O-acetyltransferase: MYPVMKTASKANGVIFALALAAMFVYSLPPVLSFARAQTDSWNLFVDGKLLRKFEQVYDKRFFLREPSVQLWADARFQLFGEGTQGVVLGKDGWLYTSQEYRVPNDLDANLASQLAQIAKVGQQLAKHGKHLVLLPLPMKLDIYASHAERAFDPRVASLYDRFVADLQLRHLDVVPLRDAYLRNLAGPRLFLKSDTHWSPDGARLSAYELARQRPRLLGDQVYVSHKAGDKTVKGDLMNYLQFDHARLAPQFGGNPIELYETLKAAQSSDELFAEQAQSLLLVGTSYSKIDDWNFVGFLKEALNRDLLSVAVEARGPFEAMNQFLASDQLHNPQIDTVIWEFPLRTLLAHRPGALARDAQPAHF, from the coding sequence GTGTACCCGGTGATGAAGACGGCCAGCAAGGCCAACGGTGTGATCTTCGCCCTGGCGTTGGCGGCGATGTTCGTCTACTCGCTGCCGCCAGTGCTGAGCTTCGCCCGCGCCCAGACCGATAGCTGGAACCTGTTCGTCGACGGCAAGCTGTTGCGCAAGTTCGAGCAGGTCTACGACAAGCGCTTCTTCCTGCGCGAACCCTCGGTGCAGCTGTGGGCCGATGCACGCTTCCAGCTGTTCGGCGAGGGCACCCAGGGCGTGGTGCTGGGCAAGGACGGCTGGCTCTACACCAGCCAGGAGTACCGCGTGCCCAACGACCTGGACGCCAACCTGGCGAGCCAGCTGGCGCAGATCGCCAAGGTCGGGCAGCAACTGGCCAAGCACGGCAAGCACCTGGTGCTGCTGCCCTTGCCGATGAAGCTGGATATCTATGCCTCCCACGCCGAGCGTGCCTTCGACCCACGGGTGGCCAGCCTCTATGACCGCTTCGTCGCCGACCTGCAACTGCGCCACCTGGATGTGGTGCCGCTGCGCGACGCTTACCTGCGCAACCTGGCCGGTCCGCGCCTGTTCCTCAAGTCCGACACCCACTGGAGCCCGGACGGCGCGCGGCTGTCGGCCTATGAACTGGCACGCCAGCGCCCGCGCCTGCTCGGTGACCAGGTGTATGTCTCGCACAAGGCCGGCGACAAGACGGTCAAGGGCGACCTGATGAACTACCTGCAGTTCGACCATGCCCGCCTGGCGCCACAGTTCGGCGGCAATCCGATCGAACTGTACGAAACCCTCAAGGCCGCCCAGAGCAGTGACGAACTGTTCGCCGAACAGGCGCAGAGCCTGCTGCTGGTGGGCACCAGCTACAGCAAGATCGACGATTGGAACTTCGTCGGTTTCCTCAAGGAAGCGCTCAACCGCGACCTGTTGTCCGTCGCCGTGGAGGCCCGAGGGCCGTTCGAGGCGATGAACCAGTTCCTCGCCAGCGACCAGTTGCACAACCCGCAGATCGACACGGTGATCTGGGAGTTTCCCCTGCGCACCCTGCTTGCCCATCGCCCTGGCGCGCTTGCCCGCGACGCCCAGCCCGCGCATTTCTGA
- a CDS encoding glycosyltransferase produces the protein MERQRQRPLAAPGYLRAAATFCAWAMLAGLIALAAQMVAPQYLDPGHHQFIFIIGTLGMWRYGNAIVHYLRGMYFLHWRFPRLRRQVERLGDAALPSHMFMVVTSFRIPTHTTFKVYQSVFQEVQRLKVPCTVIASIVEKGDEQFIKDIMRDEVQGRDDIRLVIVRARGTGKRDGLAHAFRALSRQMPLEDAVVGVVDGDTMMLPGCVERAVKLFAVLPDVGGLTTNEFCEVEGSRWMRQWHSMRFVQRHINMCSMALSHRVLTLTGRLSFFRAGVMTDPAFIRDVEADFLEHWRLGRFQFLTGDDKSSWLSLMRAGWDTFYVPDSHTLTVEHPPSDSFWVATRQLMFRWYGNSLRQNFRATALLGRARLGLFTLYVLLDQRVSMWTCLMGLTASVVAGLVFGIQYLLVYLFWVLISRSLVTVLFVFAGHPVSPMYPFVLYYNQIVGSLMKVYAMFHMDQQRWTRQKTTLATGSVDFDANLNRWSSKAMLCSSIAIFFGVITVLLELTQR, from the coding sequence ATGGAACGACAACGACAGCGGCCTCTCGCGGCCCCGGGGTATCTGCGCGCAGCGGCCACCTTCTGTGCCTGGGCAATGCTCGCCGGGCTCATCGCGCTGGCCGCGCAGATGGTCGCGCCGCAGTACCTGGACCCAGGCCATCACCAGTTCATCTTCATCATCGGCACCCTGGGCATGTGGCGCTACGGCAATGCCATCGTCCATTACCTGCGCGGCATGTACTTCCTGCACTGGCGCTTCCCACGCCTGCGCCGCCAGGTCGAGCGGCTGGGCGACGCGGCATTGCCATCGCACATGTTCATGGTGGTAACGAGCTTTCGTATCCCCACCCATACCACCTTCAAGGTATACCAGTCGGTATTCCAGGAGGTGCAGCGACTCAAGGTGCCATGCACGGTGATCGCCTCGATCGTCGAGAAAGGTGACGAGCAGTTCATCAAGGACATCATGCGCGACGAGGTGCAGGGCCGCGACGACATCCGCCTGGTCATCGTCCGCGCCCGCGGCACCGGCAAGCGCGATGGCCTGGCCCACGCCTTCCGTGCCCTGTCGCGGCAGATGCCGCTGGAGGATGCGGTGGTCGGCGTGGTCGACGGCGACACCATGATGCTGCCCGGTTGCGTCGAGCGGGCGGTCAAGCTGTTCGCCGTGCTGCCCGACGTCGGAGGCCTGACCACCAACGAGTTCTGCGAGGTCGAGGGCAGCCGCTGGATGCGCCAATGGCACTCGATGCGTTTCGTCCAGCGGCACATCAACATGTGCTCGATGGCCCTGTCGCACCGGGTGCTGACCCTGACCGGGCGGCTGTCGTTCTTCCGCGCCGGGGTGATGACCGACCCGGCATTCATCCGCGACGTCGAGGCGGATTTTCTCGAGCACTGGCGCCTTGGCCGCTTCCAGTTCCTCACCGGCGACGACAAGTCCAGCTGGCTGAGCCTGATGCGCGCCGGCTGGGACACCTTCTATGTGCCCGACAGCCACACCCTGACCGTCGAGCACCCACCCAGCGACAGCTTCTGGGTCGCCACCCGCCAGTTGATGTTCCGTTGGTACGGCAACTCGCTGCGGCAGAACTTCCGCGCCACTGCCCTGCTCGGCCGCGCGCGCCTGGGGCTGTTCACCCTGTACGTGCTGCTCGACCAGCGCGTGTCGATGTGGACCTGCCTGATGGGCCTGACCGCTTCGGTGGTGGCCGGCCTGGTGTTCGGCATCCAGTACCTGCTGGTGTACCTGTTCTGGGTGCTGATCTCGCGCAGCCTGGTGACCGTGCTGTTCGTCTTCGCCGGGCACCCGGTCAGCCCGATGTACCCCTTCGTTCTCTATTACAACCAGATCGTCGGCTCGCTGATGAAGGTCTACGCGATGTTCCACATGGACCAGCAACGCTGGACGCGGCAGAAGACCACCCTGGCCACCGGCAGCGTCGACTTCGACGCCAACCTCAACCGCTGGTCCTCGAAGGCGATGCTGTGCTCCTCGATCGCCATCTTCTTCGGGGTCATCACCGTGCTTCTAGAACTCACGCAACGTTAA
- a CDS encoding alginate export family protein has translation MKAHPPLLGALLALAPLTVLAAEEVTGPEADSSAPMRVATVDGSEPVITSEFFNKLTLQTGYGPQDSQVGRDRESFYSLRYEPSFAWYSPEKRWAKWMVYGRLWLNYDSSQSSNLANESTNNNAREQPEGWYAELRELYVKRNLIGDDPRFSLSFGRQRFADDYGIWWDDSLESVRFDYQDTFSDAFVALGQKFHNYNTDVNSLAASEERTLYLMGQYAYRWSPNNQVGVRLMQENDRSDHDVDDRYDFKGWRYGLFFKGDNLPLATDYHLELAALDGKMDNTAGNGVTSTGHASKGWAALGEVGKRFETLPWTPRLALRGGLTDKPDDDNDGFRLNPIQSDRITRQGSYSTRLTSAFVALDLRNLSYYGFALETRPTARSALDLRVTQLNLRDEGGALPIRMAADARARRQSELNARLHGKGDNVGQMIDLNYYWKMFPVALDGKRLDVNTLVSASYLNAGSALDSGDDYQLSVGVVISY, from the coding sequence GTGAAAGCGCACCCACCCCTGCTCGGCGCCCTGCTCGCCCTGGCGCCGCTGACGGTGCTGGCAGCCGAGGAAGTCACCGGCCCCGAGGCCGACAGCAGCGCGCCGATGCGCGTCGCGACCGTTGACGGCAGCGAGCCGGTGATCACCTCGGAGTTCTTCAACAAGCTCACTTTGCAGACCGGCTACGGCCCGCAGGACTCCCAGGTCGGCCGCGACCGCGAGAGTTTCTACAGCCTGCGCTACGAGCCGTCGTTCGCCTGGTACTCGCCGGAAAAACGCTGGGCCAAATGGATGGTCTATGGTCGCCTGTGGCTGAACTACGACTCCAGCCAGTCGAGCAACCTGGCCAACGAATCGACCAACAACAATGCCCGCGAACAACCCGAGGGCTGGTACGCCGAACTGCGCGAGCTGTACGTCAAGCGCAACCTGATCGGCGACGACCCGCGCTTCTCGCTGTCGTTCGGCCGCCAACGTTTCGCCGACGACTACGGCATCTGGTGGGACGACAGCCTGGAGTCGGTGCGCTTCGACTACCAGGACACCTTCTCCGACGCTTTCGTCGCGCTCGGGCAGAAATTCCACAACTACAACACCGACGTCAATTCGCTGGCCGCGAGCGAAGAGCGCACGCTGTACCTGATGGGCCAGTACGCCTATCGCTGGAGCCCGAACAACCAGGTCGGCGTGCGCCTGATGCAGGAGAACGACCGCAGCGACCACGACGTCGACGATCGCTACGACTTCAAGGGCTGGCGCTACGGGCTGTTCTTCAAGGGCGACAACCTGCCCCTGGCCACCGACTACCACCTGGAACTGGCGGCACTGGACGGCAAGATGGACAACACCGCCGGCAACGGCGTCACCAGCACCGGCCACGCCAGCAAAGGCTGGGCGGCGCTGGGCGAGGTCGGCAAGCGCTTCGAGACGCTGCCCTGGACCCCGCGCCTGGCGTTGCGCGGCGGCCTGACCGACAAGCCGGACGACGACAACGACGGCTTCCGGCTCAACCCGATCCAGTCCGACCGCATCACCCGCCAGGGCTCGTACAGCACGCGTCTCACCAGTGCGTTCGTCGCCCTCGACCTGCGCAACCTGAGTTACTACGGCTTCGCCCTAGAGACCCGCCCCACCGCGCGCAGCGCCCTGGACCTGCGGGTGACCCAGCTCAACCTGCGCGACGAGGGCGGCGCGCTGCCGATCCGCATGGCCGCCGATGCCCGCGCCCGACGCCAGAGCGAACTGAACGCCAGGCTGCACGGCAAGGGCGACAACGTCGGCCAGATGATCGACCTCAACTACTACTGGAAGATGTTCCCGGTAGCCCTCGACGGCAAGCGCCTGGACGTCAACACCCTGGTCAGCGCCAGCTACCTCAACGCAGGCAGCGCGCTGGACAGCGGTGACGACTACCAGCTGAGTGTCGGCGTGGTGATCAGCTACTAA
- a CDS encoding PilZ domain-containing protein: protein MSTSNTPAAPANIVHEAIDERQYVRTRMNARVRLAGAGREPLEADLADISLGGIGLLHEAPLTIGALYDASIQLRLNQVDLAIEGKVRIVSQRGKEVGAQFVDLDAQKRDILRYLISAYLSGEVADINGLFNVMQRENYIKARKHQQARARTPGERLKAIAGTALYTAAGLAALGFVGYKGYLLFFRIPALQATVASNAQVISMPDNGYVKYLLPSDATEVRAGQPLANISTQLATSFTSPADMKALADLAPGDLQALLGRASVETVINSPCDCQVWYPSQPLDGYGYKAAPMMHLLPKGEAMFVRANVPFDKLADVSRVRSVDMQVFGLDQHFSGKVVDARSDELNHNLALTIQPDSPLPAAAYQKAVAVDLYLGLPFGSGN, encoded by the coding sequence ATGAGTACTTCCAATACCCCCGCGGCCCCGGCCAACATCGTCCACGAAGCCATCGACGAGCGTCAGTACGTGCGCACCCGCATGAACGCCCGGGTACGCCTGGCCGGCGCCGGGCGCGAGCCGCTCGAGGCGGACCTGGCCGACATTTCGCTGGGCGGCATCGGCCTGCTGCACGAAGCGCCGTTGACCATCGGCGCGCTGTACGACGCCTCGATCCAGCTGCGCCTGAACCAGGTCGACCTGGCGATCGAAGGCAAGGTGCGCATCGTCTCCCAGCGCGGCAAGGAAGTCGGCGCGCAGTTCGTCGACCTCGACGCGCAGAAGCGCGACATCCTGCGCTACCTGATCAGCGCCTACCTGTCGGGCGAGGTTGCCGACATCAACGGCCTGTTCAACGTGATGCAGCGGGAAAACTACATCAAGGCGCGCAAGCACCAGCAAGCCCGCGCACGCACGCCGGGCGAGCGCCTCAAGGCCATCGCCGGCACCGCGCTGTACACCGCCGCCGGCCTGGCCGCGCTGGGCTTCGTCGGCTACAAGGGCTACCTGCTGTTCTTCCGCATCCCGGCACTGCAGGCTACGGTGGCGAGCAACGCCCAGGTCATCAGCATGCCGGACAACGGCTACGTGAAGTACCTGCTGCCGAGCGATGCCACCGAGGTGCGCGCCGGCCAACCACTGGCGAACATCTCCACCCAGCTGGCCACCAGCTTCACCAGCCCGGCTGACATGAAGGCCCTGGCCGACCTTGCCCCGGGCGATCTGCAGGCACTACTGGGCCGCGCCAGCGTCGAGACGGTGATCAACAGCCCCTGCGACTGCCAGGTCTGGTACCCGTCGCAACCGCTGGACGGCTATGGCTACAAGGCCGCGCCGATGATGCACCTGCTGCCCAAGGGCGAGGCCATGTTCGTGCGCGCCAACGTGCCGTTCGACAAGCTCGCCGATGTCAGCCGCGTGCGCTCGGTGGACATGCAGGTGTTCGGCCTCGATCAGCACTTCAGCGGCAAGGTGGTGGACGCCCGCTCCGACGAGCTGAACCACAACCTGGCGCTGACCATCCAGCCGGACAGCCCGCTGCCGGCGGCGGCCTACCAGAAAGCCGTGGCGGTCGACCTGTACCTGGGCCTGCCGTTCGGCAGCGGCAACTGA
- a CDS encoding nucleotide sugar dehydrogenase, with amino-acid sequence MNISIFGLGYVGAVCAGCLSARGHQVLGVDVAQAKIDMINQGRSPIVEPGLEQLLLDGVRQGRLRGTTDVQAAILATELSLLCVGTPSKANGDLDLVYMEAVCREIGAALRDKASRHTVVVRSTVLPGTVKNVVIPLLEQASGKQAGRDFGVAVNPEFLRESTAIQDYDFPAMTVIGELDSRSGDLLASLYQGLDAPVIRKSIEVAELIKYTCNVWHATKVSFANEIGNIAKASGVDGREVMDVVCQDYKLNLSRYYLRPGFAFGGSCLPKDVRALTYRASQLDVAHPLLGAIMASNRNQVQTAFDLVTQAGKRRIALLGLAFKANSDDLRESPLVTLAEQLIGKGYELRIFDANVEHARQFGANRQYIEQQIPHVSALLRSDLQQVIDEAEVIVLGNNDERFVQALDAGKQVIDLVGFMAGGSNAQHHGICW; translated from the coding sequence ATGAACATCAGTATCTTCGGACTCGGCTATGTGGGGGCGGTCTGCGCCGGCTGCCTGTCGGCACGTGGGCATCAGGTGCTGGGGGTGGACGTCGCCCAGGCGAAGATCGACATGATCAACCAGGGCCGCTCGCCCATCGTCGAGCCGGGCCTGGAGCAACTGCTGCTCGACGGCGTGCGTCAGGGGCGCCTGCGCGGCACCACCGATGTGCAGGCGGCGATCCTCGCCACCGAGCTGTCGCTGCTGTGCGTCGGCACCCCGAGCAAGGCCAATGGCGACCTCGACCTGGTGTACATGGAGGCGGTGTGCCGCGAGATCGGCGCGGCCCTGCGCGACAAGGCCAGCCGCCACACCGTGGTGGTGCGCAGCACGGTACTGCCGGGCACGGTGAAGAACGTGGTCATTCCGCTGCTCGAGCAGGCCTCGGGCAAGCAGGCCGGGCGCGACTTCGGCGTGGCGGTCAACCCGGAGTTCCTGCGCGAGAGCACGGCGATCCAGGACTACGACTTCCCGGCCATGACCGTGATCGGCGAACTCGACAGCCGTTCCGGCGACCTGCTCGCCTCGCTGTACCAAGGCCTGGACGCGCCGGTGATCCGCAAGTCGATCGAGGTCGCCGAGCTGATCAAGTACACCTGCAACGTCTGGCACGCCACCAAGGTCAGCTTCGCCAACGAGATCGGCAACATCGCCAAGGCCTCGGGGGTCGATGGCCGTGAAGTGATGGACGTGGTCTGCCAGGACTACAAGCTCAACCTGTCGCGCTACTACCTGCGCCCAGGCTTCGCCTTTGGCGGCTCGTGCCTGCCCAAGGACGTGCGCGCCCTCACCTACCGCGCCAGCCAGCTTGACGTGGCGCATCCGCTGCTCGGCGCGATCATGGCCAGCAACCGCAACCAGGTGCAGACCGCCTTCGACCTGGTGACCCAGGCCGGCAAGCGCCGCATCGCCCTGCTGGGCCTGGCCTTCAAGGCCAACAGCGACGACCTGCGCGAGAGCCCGTTGGTGACCCTGGCCGAGCAATTGATCGGGAAAGGTTACGAGCTGCGTATCTTCGACGCCAACGTCGAGCATGCACGGCAGTTCGGCGCCAACCGCCAGTACATCGAGCAACAGATCCCCCATGTCAGCGCCCTGCTGCGCAGCGACCTGCAGCAGGTGATCGATGAAGCCGAGGTGATCGTGCTGGGCAACAACGACGAACGCTTCGTGCAGGCGCTCGACGCCGGCAAGCAGGTGATCGACCTGGTCGGCTTCATGGCCGGCGGCAGCAACGCCCAACACCACGGCATCTGCTGGTAA
- a CDS encoding MBOAT family O-acyltransferase — MIFASNVFLFLYLPLFLAIYYLARPQWRSLVIVAASYVFYAWWRPDFLLLFVAITAWNYAFGLGIKARLDAADKPWALRLLWLGVAGNLATLGYFKYANFGAEMLALLLAPLGIDTWTLENIFLPLGISFYVFHALSYIVDIYRKDATPTRSFIDFAAFVALFPHLVAGPILRYSQLAPQLRQRSHSLELFSLGVCRFMLGFIMKVLIADRLAPINVLFIGEGSLQFSDAWFGLVVSTLQLYFDFAGYSHMALGLALMMGFRFPENFNQPYVSQSITEFWSRWHMTLAHFLRDYVYMPLVRKRVAGALPALVWTMLLSGLWHGASFAFICWGLFFGIGMVLERKFGLATKVSTPYRLGRNLRTALLIILSMPLFFTMDLRHSLDIYRALLGLNGFGSLELYVLGASKMAMAFALVAVAWLILAGINNVRFYAGNQDGYFMRHVGVLHSLLLWAGFLLALSSLAASSFSPFLYFQF, encoded by the coding sequence ATGATCTTCGCCTCCAACGTATTCCTGTTCCTCTACCTGCCGCTGTTCCTGGCCATCTACTACCTGGCCCGGCCGCAGTGGCGCTCGCTGGTGATCGTTGCCGCCAGCTACGTGTTCTACGCCTGGTGGCGCCCGGACTTCCTGCTGCTGTTCGTCGCCATCACCGCCTGGAACTACGCGTTCGGCCTGGGCATCAAGGCACGCCTGGACGCCGCGGACAAGCCTTGGGCCCTGCGCCTGCTGTGGTTGGGCGTGGCCGGCAACCTGGCGACGCTGGGCTACTTCAAGTACGCCAACTTCGGCGCCGAGATGCTGGCCCTGCTGCTGGCGCCGCTGGGCATCGACACCTGGACCTTGGAGAACATCTTCCTGCCGCTGGGCATCTCGTTCTATGTGTTCCATGCCCTGAGCTACATCGTCGACATCTACCGCAAGGACGCCACGCCCACACGCAGCTTCATCGACTTCGCCGCCTTCGTCGCGCTGTTCCCGCACCTGGTGGCGGGGCCGATCCTGCGCTACAGCCAGCTGGCCCCGCAGTTGCGCCAGCGCAGCCACTCGCTGGAGCTGTTCTCGCTGGGCGTGTGCCGGTTCATGCTCGGTTTCATCATGAAGGTGTTGATTGCCGACCGCCTGGCGCCAATCAACGTGCTGTTCATCGGCGAAGGCAGCCTGCAGTTCAGCGATGCCTGGTTCGGCCTGGTGGTGTCGACGCTGCAGCTGTACTTCGACTTCGCCGGCTACAGCCACATGGCCTTGGGCCTGGCGCTGATGATGGGGTTCCGCTTCCCGGAAAACTTCAACCAGCCTTATGTGTCGCAAAGCATCACCGAGTTCTGGTCGCGCTGGCACATGACCCTGGCGCATTTCCTGCGCGACTATGTCTACATGCCCCTGGTGCGCAAGCGCGTGGCCGGCGCCCTGCCGGCGCTGGTGTGGACCATGCTGCTGTCGGGCCTGTGGCACGGGGCGAGCTTCGCCTTCATCTGCTGGGGGCTGTTCTTCGGTATCGGCATGGTGCTGGAGCGCAAGTTCGGCCTGGCTACCAAGGTCAGCACGCCGTATCGCCTGGGCCGCAACCTGCGCACCGCGCTGCTGATCATCCTGAGCATGCCGCTGTTCTTCACCATGGACCTGCGCCACAGCCTCGACATCTACCGGGCGCTGCTGGGCCTGAACGGCTTCGGCTCGCTGGAGCTGTACGTGCTCGGCGCCTCGAAGATGGCCATGGCCTTCGCCCTGGTGGCAGTCGCCTGGCTGATCCTGGCCGGGATCAACAACGTGCGCTTCTACGCCGGCAACCAGGACGGCTACTTCATGCGTCATGTCGGGGTGCTGCACAGCCTGCTGCTGTGGGCGGGCTTCCTCCTGGCGCTGAGCAGCCTGGCGGCCAGTTCGTTTTCGCCGTTCCTGTATTTCCAGTTCTAG
- a CDS encoding helix-turn-helix domain-containing protein: MNGFGPRLREERERLGLTQRIFGDIGGVEPNAQGKYESGERTPRMDYLAAVASRGVDALYVLSGVHTPAPLDSLTSDENRLLGAFRRLPSADQAAVWHLLNRLAGEEGGHEGLRMRRPDRQAYFHDALR; the protein is encoded by the coding sequence ATGAACGGATTTGGTCCGCGACTCAGAGAAGAGCGCGAACGCCTGGGGCTGACCCAGCGCATTTTCGGCGATATCGGCGGTGTCGAGCCCAACGCCCAGGGCAAATACGAGAGCGGCGAACGCACGCCGCGCATGGATTACCTCGCGGCGGTCGCGAGCCGCGGCGTGGATGCGCTGTATGTGCTCAGTGGCGTGCATACCCCAGCGCCCCTGGACAGCTTGACCTCGGATGAGAACCGCCTGCTAGGCGCCTTTCGCCGCCTGCCATCGGCAGATCAGGCCGCGGTGTGGCACCTGCTCAACCGCCTCGCGGGTGAAGAAGGTGGCCATGAAGGGCTGCGCATGCGCCGGCCTGACCGGCAGGCATATTTCCATGACGCTTTGCGCTAG